Part of the Camelus bactrianus isolate YW-2024 breed Bactrian camel chromosome 6, ASM4877302v1, whole genome shotgun sequence genome, TAAAAATGTAATGGTCTCTGTGACCAAAGGGAACACGTGATGCTATATTCTTTAGTGACAAGGGTGAGTCTCCCCACCACCCTGCCATTCTTTAAAGAACTGAAgctgaatttcattttcttaccaCACTGAGGTCCCACAGGTACCTTAGTCAGGCATTAAGagcttaaaaatcaaagaaaggaaaaacaaaaacagacgcAGGTATCAGGAGAACAGACGGTCTCCCTAGCCACAGCACCACAGATGACTCTGCTCTGAAGGAAGCCCAGCAAAAAGAAAGCCCAGTCGTGTTCTCAAACATTTACCCCCCTGTTTTGAAGGGACTAAGAGAAGCAGTGAATTCAGCTGTTCAGAATTCCAGGGGGAAATTAGGAGCTTCGggatttttatttccaaatgacAAACAGAGCAGCAGGAAATCAAGGCTTAAGGAAGCCCTCCCTCTCTTAGGCAGTTAAAACCCTGGAGCAAGATGAGCAAAGAAACAACGTGAGGTCTTAGACTGCCTTTGCAGctcagctttgtgtgtgtgtgtgtgtatatatttgtattgaagtctagtcagtttagtGGTTCACTTTCAAAAGACTGAATTTAGACTTCAAGAATAAAGCTAAGGAGGAGAAAGGCATCAGGGCTGCAGAGCCCTGGAAAGTGGCTGTTCATTGGAGACAAGATGCCGAGATTCCTAAAGCTGAGCTCGAGGCTAGAAGGAACAGCTCCAGAATGAACCCAGCCAGGGCACAGAGCTGAGCTGGGTGACAGTCCCTCATCATCCACTCTCTCCTTGCCTCTACCTGTCCCCACTTGTCTCTGCCAGCCGGTTATTCATTATCGCAAAGGCTCCTACCCCCCCTGAGAATTCATTGTCCAGAGACAGCGTGCTGGTCTGGTGGGGGCAGCCGTTGGCCGACTCAGACAGCTGCTTCTGCAGGATGGCTAGTGAGACCTTGTTGGCTGCCAAGAAGTCCTTCATGGAGATCATCTCCCCCGAGAGACGCCGCCCATCTGTGTCACTGTCTATGATGCCATCCGTTTCTATGGAGATGTTGCACTGGTTTTGGACACTGCCTGGCATCACCACGTTCCTCCGTGACTGCAAGAGTCTTCTTTGGCATCGTGGGCAGCACCTGCCATCCATCTTCCTCAGCATCCAGTTCATGGACTGTTTGATGAGGATGGAGATGACATTGAACAAGGAGTAGATGCAGCAGACGCCCATGAGGATGAAGACGAAGTTGGCGAAGCGGTAGAGGCCTTGGCTATCGTACTGGGCGTTCTGGCTGCTGACGAGGTCCCCGAAGCCGATGGTGCTGAAAGCCACGAAGCAGAAGTAGAGCGCATCGAAGTAGCTCCAGCCTTCCATGGAGGTGTACATGGCGGACGCGCCGCACGAGATGAGGAGGGAGGCCACGCACAGGATCAGCATGACGTAGTAGACGGAGGGCTTCCAGCCCGCCAAGCTGTCCACCTCTCCCTTCCCCGGGGTCTTCTCCTGGGGCAGCGCCCCTCGTCTCCGCAGCTGCCGCTGGCGGCACGATTTCATGACATAGGCGATGACGGTGATGAGGCGCTCCAGGAAGAGGTTGAAGAACAAGATGGTGCTGGAGCACCCGATGAGGCCGTAGAagatcagaaagatttttccGCCCACTGTCACTGGCGTCGTCATCCCAAACCCTGCAGGAGACAAAAATCAGAGGAGAGTGAGGGAGGTCTTTGCCGTGAATGGCTTCAGAGTTGGCTTTGATGGCTGGCCAAGGGTAGTAAGAAATCGTTTCATAAAAGCACTCTGTCTTAGCCTTCCTAGGAACGAGGGGGAGACTCCTCACTTCCTGTTGAAGACACTGAGTGCTGCTCAGAAATGGGCCGCTGAAAGCCCACACGGTGCCACGTGCACTTCAGAAAAGggcacctcctcctccaggcggATGCAGCCAGTGGAAACGGCTCGCTGATGAGAGTGCGGGCTGGCTTTCGGCCTCCTTTCCCAATTCTGCTAGATGTCCTTGCACAGCAGACGACCTGAACAACCATAATTAACAGACGTTGTTCAGAGAACTAAACAAAGGCTCATACAAAGAAAAGTCCTATAGAGACTCATAGGGATTCCTTTATTCTGTGAACACTTACTGGCTGCCATTCAGAATTGTGCCAAAAGACAGATCTGGTCCTGGCCTTCATGGAGCTGTCATCTGGTGAGGGGATTACTGTATTTTGTGATAAGTGTCATGCTGGAGGAAGTACAGGGTCCTATGGGAGCTGCTAAGAGGGAAACCCATCTCAGACTTGGGGGCTAGGAGGACAAAACAGGGAGACCTGAAGGCAAAGAGAAGTCAGGCAGACAAGGcaaggagggtgtgtgtgtgtgtgtgtgtgtgtgcgcgcgcgcatgtgcATGCGCatgtggttgtggtggtggtggtggtggtatttCGGGCAGAGAAACAGCACATTCCAGCATATGCAGAAATGAACAATTTGCTCATGATTTTCCCGTCTTTTAAACAAAATACTCATGCTTTGGGGGTGAAATTTGAGGTGCtgtttgataaaatattaaatgccTCTCTTGCCTTTGTCTCTTGCTATTTAGTTTGGACCTTCTTGACCTTTCTGCCCCTGCACACAGACGTGTTGCTAAGAATACCAATTGTAGGCAATGGATGTcactaagaaaaatgaaaaatggaaaaaaagcagTGATACACTCAGGACTTCTCACAAGGGTCACGAAGCTTCAGCCCACCCTGATGGATGTGAATTCCTCCTAAGCAAATCACTTAgtaaacatgagaaatctgatcTGTTTGCGGGGATGGACGTCCGAGTCCCTCTGAAAATAAAcgccattcaaaaaaaaataagtgcTCCTCATGCCTCCCTGGGTTCAGTTTTTTCATTCAAGCCAAAcctccttgtttcttttttctctttattatcaaGTTCAGTTTCCTAACTGGGGCCCCAACCTTGGGATCTCTAGGATTCACTCATTATCCTCTCTCCTGATAACACCCTGCTTGTCATCAAGCCAGCACTTTCCTTTGTTACTCTCAGCGCACCCTGGGAAGTGGTCAGATCAGACCTTGGAATTTGCAAGCTTCTGGGATTAtgacctcctgctccctcagCTGGAGCCAAAGGGCCACCTTTCCCAAACACCAGGATGTGCACACTGTGTTACCATTCAGTTTTCCAATTAAATTCGATTTTCTTTCCTCAGCATACAAGGGTCTACTACATTAGGGTAGGAAATTAACAGCATCTAGACAAGAGGC contains:
- the KCNK13 gene encoding potassium channel subfamily K member 13, with product MAGRGCGCSCGLGHLNEDNARFLLLAALIVLYLLGGAAVFSALELAHERQAKQRWEERLANFSRRHNLSREELRGFLRHYEEATEAGIRVDNVRQRWDFTGAFYFVGTVVSTIGFGMTTPVTVGGKIFLIFYGLIGCSSTILFFNLFLERLITVIAYVMKSCRQRQLRRRGALPQEKTPGKGEVDSLAGWKPSVYYVMLILCVASLLISCGASAMYTSMEGWSYFDALYFCFVAFSTIGFGDLVSSQNAQYDSQGLYRFANFVFILMGVCCIYSLFNVISILIKQSMNWMLRKMDGRCCPRCQRRLLQSRRNVVMPGSVQNQCNISIETDGIIDSDTDGRRLSGEMISMKDFLAANKVSLAILQKQLSESANGCPHQTSTLSLDNEFSGGVGAFAIMNNRLAETSGDR